From the Trifolium pratense cultivar HEN17-A07 linkage group LG4, ARS_RC_1.1, whole genome shotgun sequence genome, the window TAAATTTGTCTAACTATAAGATAGTTGtcataaatttctttattacaaatttcgaggacgaaatttttttaagagGGGTAGTAATGTAACAccccaaattttataaactagtattttctttatattattaattttagtattttttaaaaattaatttgatcatttagttacattttaataataatttgtgaaaataatatattcaatGAGTATACAATATCATGTTAGTTTCTCTAAAGTGTGAGAATGTTTAAGTAATTATTTTCTTAGAAATGAACTTTAGATAAAGGAAACCtataaatctaatatattaatttagtgTAAGCTATGGTTGAAATTTTAGAACTGAGAGTGTAAAAGTATACaccgttaaaaataaatagtttataaaaatatgtcgGAAATAAATAGTTTATTCCCGAATTATTTTATGTGTGCTTTGATAGTATATTTATCTTGTGTAGGCTgctaattaatattttctctAGACTAtgaatttaagaaaaatatttttgagatcACAAAAATATGTAAGTTTGGATAATGtccttaattttatcatttctattaaaaataaaaatgaaaaataaaataaaatgaacgaTTAAAATAAGAGTAATTAAGAGATAAgcatgcatttaattttatgataagAACTACACCTATGAAATCAATGTGGCCCCTTTGTTCCTCACAAAATGAAAGTGAAAACGTGGATCTAATATTTACCATGGAGAGGTAGAAGCATGAACCTATAAATAGAACATTAACCTTTTATCAAACCCACACAACTATCACTCTCAAAAGAAGGCAGGAATGTTAAGGTCCGAAACTCTTCCTTCTtcttaaattcttttattttgtttgtttgtccttttaaaaaattagtcttTTTCATTCACTTTAAAACTTTCTAttactttaatttcaataactttCAAGTTTAGGTTCTTTTGTTCCTTCTTTCTAAAACTTCTAAAACATTCATGTCACTTATTCACATGTTGGTTATGTCATTAGTGTTCTATTTCTAGCAGTTTTTAGCTTAGACAATTAAATCAATGAAGCTAAAAgtcattttctttcaaaaacaGGGTGTACTTATTCAATATACTAGTTAGTTACTGGTTGTTTATCTTTATTTGGCTTTGTTTTGATATTGGGCTCGGTCACTACTCTATAATAATTCCCTAAGTTTTAACTAAACAACATTCATTTACTTAATtgtttagaaataaaataaaatcaaagataGAAATCGAAAACATGGTAACAGCACCATATCCTTCTAAACATTTAGATTAGTATTATGATGGGTGGAAAGTGTTTGTTTAAATGATCTGAAGCCATATACATGATTAGAAATGCCATGCGATTTTCTTGTCATGCAATATTGTTCTTGTTAATATTACAATGTCGGCTTCTTGttcttgaataatttactttaaCACTTTAATGATGTTAGACTTGTAATTACAATTATAGTTAGTTAAGAGACACTTGTTTCTATAAGTGAATAGGTATCATAGAAGAAGGTGATCGCTGAAGCTAATTTGGAAAGCTTCGAGGTAAGGGGAATCGCTAATAATAAGTTTCGATGAGCACAAGAAATGTGTTACttgtatatttatattattagttataatTAGGGGTGTTGTGTACTTTATAgtaatttaaattcattaaggTATATGCAAAATGCAAAATGATGAGTGATTGATTTGGTTTGAGTTTATGTGAATAAATCTTCTgcaatatatgatttttaaaatgttcATGTGCTTGAGTGTTTATGGTGAAAGTTTGAGGTGATCTCATAAGTTGTATGGTGAGTTTTGAGGATTAATATGTCTAAGTTAGATATTGACAAAGACAAATTAAGTTGAagagttaaataattaatcaccTTTGATAGGTGAAGAGCAAAACAGGGTGTTTCTTACAGTACTATAATGTATGTAAGACTGAGGATAGGTTCGGCGTGGTCGCCTCAAGACCTAATGGGGATCACCGGCGTTTTGAACTCCTACCAATAGTCAGAGATAGCCACTCTGACTGGAGGAAATCATATAACCCGACGTGGTGAAACCTGACTGTGCAGGACTATCTATAATAAGGTGTAGCGCTCGGGCCAGAATGGTTGAgacatatttgatatatgttgaTTTGCAAACGACCATGTTATGGCAGTTGAAACGGCCTTACGCTCATAATAGAGGTCTCCATGGAGTAGGTTgaataaagataatactaaCCAAGTTAGAAGACTAACTTTGAGTGAAGAATTATGATTggattttatatacattttaaatgattaaatttcgatgtttgatatatttgatatattggatatatttgattatctttgtttttgactaattgttgaattgtgatattgatataatgttttgtGCAATTCATATTTTTGTGACTATTTGACTATACGTGACTATTTGACTACTTGATTCTATTTGATGTAAATACATGATTAGATACTCAGGTATGTATATATACTAGTTAATTAAATGTATATACTTGTATAATATTATCTGTAGCCTTGTGACATCATCACGATGGTAACTTGTGTACGAGTGATTCACCCCTTACAATAGTTAGTGCAGGATATTAAGACCTCAAGTTGAAGTTCATTGAGGAAAGGAAAATGGCATTGTGAGAGACATTAAAATAATGAACGTGAGGTATCTGATTGGTGGTCTAGTTTTATTTTTGCATTCCGAAGAGAAAGATCTCTTTGATATGTATTGATGACGTCATTGGGGTACTCTCTAGATGACATGCATCTTTAGTGTTTGACCAGCTCATGATTGTTTGTGGGTTAGAGTCTTTTGTAggaatttatcttttattatttcatattgAAAAATTGTAAGACACTTATGTGAAATGgaaatgttttatatttgaaaattctTTGAGCAAAATTACTTGATGATTGTTTGATATAAGTGATGCATATTATTTAGGGGCTTACCTTCGATTTAAATAAAGTGTATTTTGAAATTacttaaagaaacaaaaaaataatactcatatattagagtacatttctcacttattactttctttttaagaaaaataaaccagcataattttatttgcttgtatttaagcatttaaatttgGGTAGAGAACTGTGACGCTCTTCTTTTCAGTCTCTGAAAAGGGGGTGTTACAGACTACTTGCTTCCCAAATTACTCTAATACTCATTTACTTAGATATAAATCTGATCACTCACCTATTTTACTTGAATTCTCAGCTTATAGTGGTAACAGGCAGAATACACCACAGCTCAAACCCATCAGATATGAGCAAGCTTGGACAAGGGACGAGCATCATTTCCAAATGGTAAAAGACTACTGGAGTCAGTTTAGGGGCCCTATCCACCAGAAACTTAAACCCACTCTCAATTCTCTCCACAGATGGGGAAACCACCGGTTTGGAGTAATCCCAAAAAGAATCAAAGATATCCAAGAGGAACTCACTCACCTCAATGACCAGCATGGCTCTCAAAATTTGGGTGCTCAAATTAGAAGTAAAGAGATGGAGCTCGATGACCTCCTAGAGACTGAAGAGATGTGGTGGGAACAAAGATCTAGAGCCTTATGGCTTCAACATGGAGACAAAAACACCAATATTTTCACATGAAGGCCAActtgagaagaaagaaaataaaattgaaactaTCATTGACTCCCAAGGGCAAACCCATTATGAGGAGGACAAAATTGAGCAGGTGTTTTTGGAGCTTTTTCAGAACCTCTTCACaaataaaatcacaaaaaaatggaaatgaaaCTAAGTAACATAGCTAATATACTAGCCCAGTAAAAGTTACCTGCAAAACAACCTAATTTTTTAGCACACTCAAATTCAAGGTACAAAAGCACTTTTTAGCTTAATAAAATGTGTCATACATCTATTTATACTTGCTAGTATAATAAAACTGAGTTCTCTCTTAGGTAAAAATTATCCCCATGCTCcactattttgtttttctgtttttgagtAATCTCTACTCTTTGTATCTTATTAGtcttaaattaatataaagaaaactacGTCCTAGCAGTTTTCCCCGCTACCCGTACTGAGCACAAGTTCTCTCAACAATTGTTGTTGAATAGCGTCCATAGTGGAATTTGAGAAAACCACTATTGTCTTTAATATGTGATATGCCCATCAGCATCATAAAATAACACAGTGCTATGGTATAGTGGAATCGTACAAACCACTATTTTCTACAATTGGCGATCTCTGCCCTAGACCTAGACCCAGACCCTTACTCCCCATTATCAATGAACGATATACACAATCTGTTTCCGAGCTTTTCAACCTTACCTGGCATATTATAAATCTCTAATCCTACTATGATCCCCAACTATTATTTATAAGGTAGATTCCCTCTGCATTTGAAAGTTAAGGCTTTTCTGGTTTGCGGAGAAATTGGAAGAAAATGCAACACAGATAACACATGTAAATATCTTATCAATTATTATCAAAATCAGAAATCTGCAGACATACAAAACCTTTTAGTGATCATCCTACACTATAATTCATTTGCACATATGGCATTAAAGATCACACCATATATCATCTTGACGTCTAAAAGACTGATTCTAACCGATCACAAACAAGCTAATCAACCTTGGAACATGCCACATTAAAATTGCTCCTGCCATAAAAATTCACATTTCAATTATAATCTGTTTTTTCACCAAACATAACGGCAATTGAAAATTTCAAGAAGCAAAAGCACACAAAGTTATACTTAGAAGTTAGAAGTTACTACGAAAAACACAGTACCATATACCATACTGTCAATTATATGCACTAGACTACACTAACCTAAACTTCTTTTCCAATTCCACTTCCATTCACGAATAGCTAAAAACTGTGTAAATCTCACAGCCAAAATAAACTTGCTAATACCTTGAGCCAATTCATGATGTAGGTGTAGGTCCTACAGAGCTCGAGCTCACATTCTCAGACACCGGTGCAGAGGGAGGAACATATATGCGTGCTTTCTTGAGAATTTCAGCAACCACCCAATGTTTACGCTTGCTCAAAGGCCTAGAAGAATCCAATCGAACCTGAAACGACAACCACAAAAGCATATGCTCGTTTAGTTATTGTCTTGCAAAACCAAGAACAGATCCAATCCAAAATTGTGGCTTGCAAAAATAGAACAGTGTTGTCAATTGTGGCTCGCAAAAAcagcagtttgttcaaattccactacgCAACAATGCTATAGcaccgctatttgacaacatttagTACTAATTCACGTATCACAACAATAGTGTTTGTTCCAATACTGATACGCTATAGCGCCgatatttgacaatattttgtacTAATTCACGTATCACAGAACAATagcgatttgttcaaattctgctaaaCTATAGCACCATTGTTTAACAACAATGTTACAAGAAAAGTAAACTATTCACACAATACTCACTCGATCACCAATGTTACAAAGATTGTTTTCATCATGAGCCATAAACTTCGAAGTGCGCTTAACATATCGGTTGAACACTTTGTGGTGGAATAATCTATCCACTGCCACGACAACCGATTTCTGCATCTTATTAGAAACTACCATTCCCACCACTTGCTTCATCTTCTCAGCTCTTCCAATCCCAACAAACCCTAATTcatattcaaatatataaacttAGTATAACAATAACATTGTAGCTAATAAAATCTCATTAATTAATATCACACATAAATTTCCAAGAAAATAAACAGCAATCACACATACAAGAACAATAACGATAGTAATTGCATTTAACTATAATTCTCCACAATTTAGGTTACATTACTGAGCTATTTTGTGAATCGATCCGCGTTATCTCCGAATCGCGGCGAGGAGCTCTGCTATCCTGCAACGCAATTCTATGAAATCACGGTGCGGAGTAGAGCTCCTATCTGCTGCGGCGCAATTCTCTTGATTGCTGTGGAATTGTATCCTTGCGCTCGATATAGGAGAGGGGAATGAAAATGTGAAAAGTGAAAGGGAAAATGAAAACCTGGACGATTTTATCACTGTTTCTGGTGGCCGATGAAATTCTCCGGCAGCGATTTCCGGCGAGTTGAGTTCAGTGCGAAAAGTGTTTCTGATTATAGTTGCGGCTGCGTTTTTCTGATTTCACTGAATTGATGGGCCTCTTCAAAAAGAAGTGGATTGGGCTTGTCATTAGTGACGGATAATTGCTCTTTACCCCTCTTCATTACTTAGAGCccccaaattttaaaaattgccCCTCAATGTACTTAGTGGAAGATAAAATTCGGTAGGTATTAAAATTCAGACCCGCCGAGAGATGGAACTCGCTATGAATCGGTACagtttttaaaatgtaaaaatgcAAAAATAACAATCGAAGAAGGTTAGAACTTCACATTACCTATTCTTTTGAACGAAAATAGTGATGAAAGAGCAAGTTGATGGAATGATTGTGTAATGGAAAACAAATTTCGTGTAAGAAATTTTGCATTGGAAGGGGTTATGGACAGGGCGTCTCCGAATTTTTGAAAGTTCTgtgaaattattaaaaataggtcataataaaagaaaaaattaaaaagaattgtcatcaattaaaattataaataggatttaatttatatgcaccgtcggtgtaaagttattttgcacatgtgtccaataatataccgacacattatgtatggtcattaaaaacacatgatgtgtcacattcattaaatgatgtggcaacacgtcATTggatatatatgtaaaaaaaattacaccaacggtgcacaacaattaaactcttataaaTAACATACATCAATAATATTAAAActataatataacaattttattaaaaaaacatctaaaaaaattattcacaataGAACAATATCTTTTAGGACATTTTGTAATTAATAAATCACTCATTTTAGAATAAATAGAGTCTCAAATACATTGGACTCcataatttcttattttataccccgtttttattaatactactaCCCTATAATTTTTGTATGAGGCTCTAATTTTTATGAGGCTTTATACCATGGCCCAAGTGGCACATGGAGCTGCCCCTCATTATGGAGGTTGACCGTTAAAGATGTGTTTTAAACAAACTAGGTTTTTCTTATGTATACATACCTACCTGATTCTATCTCCTGGTTATTTTAGCAAACGATTTCTAAGTATCGTCaagtgtaaaaataaaatgaaaataggtCGGGTGCAATTTAGCCTACCAGATTATATCTCCTGGTAAGGTGCCACTGAGTTTTATGTTCCGGTAGGTACTTTTAGGGAAAACTTTCAGAGGATCTTGAGCAATTAAGGGGCAAAGATCAATCTTCTTAATCgcatctatttatttttttgaaaatgctaaacagtgccccgggggcactgtttaaggatacaaatatagcaATATGGCATCGgaatttgtgcagtcaactcctcAAAAGTCTAAacagtattatttttaatttaaatctttcttcttttggtttccttaactagtgtcccgggacaccggttagcataacccTTTTGTTATTTATGCCGATTGACTCTTGTTTTGGATGGTAActcaaaatttagaattttaattGAGAGTGTATGattgtaatttttaattaaagttAATAGTCTACACCTACGGCTTAGGGTCATGAATGTACTGCTGGTATAGTCTGATACGACTATATTagttttgcacggagattaagaaatgaaaagtaaagtcatttttacccttactttattaagaaagagaaaatatatttaattaatactttaacttttgtaagggtacaaatggtaaagtatcactaaatgtgcattggtttcttaaaaggactaaatttttaggacaaaattaaaaagctaAAAAGACTAAtgatttgggacggagggagtagttgagTTCCAACTCAAAACATAGTTGACTAAAACATAGTTAGCCGTGTAAAGAGCATAACTCTCCATTTTGAGTGTTTAAATTACTAAATAAGTAATTAAGTCTCACTAATAAATctatatcattatattttttaaaaaaaaacatttattttaagagtcatgttaacatgtgcaccaaagacACATAAATAAGTGCCCATAGCGTATTTTATTAGTCACATTTCTCTAAGGTTTCGTTTAATGTGTGATAATTTGTATTACagacaaattcattttttaatattagatCAATAAGTCTCATCATATATCATTTGATCTAATGATGAAATTAATTGATTCAATAATGGTAACAAACTTGTGTATGATGTAAGATTTATCTTACTCACGCACCATGTAACTAACTTTTTCTACAAGCACCCAAATTTTCCAATTCACGGTAGAAGTTTCTATTTGCCTTCATGCAAGATAACTGAAGCACTCATTATTGCATTGCAGATGCTCTAAATTGATTGTGCTTGTGCTAGATAAAAACCTGTAAACAAACACCCATTTTACttgcactaaaaaaaattcatacattTTAGTACTTTTTAGGTAATGGGCCTTCTAACTTGTGAgaagatattttctctccccaccccccacgtttcttttataccccccttaAATCCCAGTTTGCCCTTCGAAAATGACCACTTTTTTGGTTAGCAAATTCGGGTTTTACGAATCGAACatataaaaacttcggtttttaaaaaccaCTCGCTCTGTACTTCGGGTTTTACGAATCGAAGTATGTTTATATAGAAAGGACCCTCTCACATTCTTCATCACTTTCAATACTTCATCCCCACACTACTAAAAGAGATCCCAAAATCCAATCCGTTTTTCACTCAAATCGCTGCttaaaatcaagtttggaacgtTTGCTAAGGGTTGGAAGGCGATTTGAAGCACAATATTAAGGTAATCTtccgtttaatttcttttattttcaactgtCATATATAACTGTCATTTATGACGAAGCAAACAGGGTCGAAGAATGTGGTATGGATAGCAAAAAGTGTGGCTGTGTTATGAGAAGGACATACGGGTTGCCATGTGCATGCTTGATTGCgaagaagataaaaaataacaaacctatcCGACTGGATGAGATTCACCCTCAATGGAAGAAACTGTGTTTCGAAGATGAGCCGGCACCGGGCGACGTGGCTGACGATTATGATTGCTTGGCTGAGTGGAAAGCAATTCAGGTTATTACACCTTCATAAATATAATGGTTACATTTCGTATAcctttttattatgattttaattttacattatttgTATAATGTTACACTTTGTatacaattaattttaatgagtttgattttttttctttctttgtaggAACGATTAAAAACAGCCGATGTTAGCGTGAAGAATGATATTAGGAATCAACTTCGTCTCATTGCATATCCAGAAACCACCTCTGTGAAACCTCCGCTTCAAAAGGCCAAAACAAAAGGTgctacaaagaaaaaatcagtTCGTGTCACAAGATCCACGAGCAGGGATAAGTCTCGGTGGGAGCATGTTGATGATCATATTGCAGCTACACAGGCATCTCAGTCGCAACCAACAAAGTCAAAGCCGTCGACTTCACAAACAGTGCCTGAGGTGCCTAAAGAACTCGTCATCAGTACTTTGACTCCAGCACCTCCAGCACCTCCTGAAATTCCTTTTATCAACCATATGCCGAAGTTCATGCACCCATTTATTGAAGATATTATTGACGTTCAAGGTGACGGTTATTGTGGATACCGTGTGGTAGCTTTGCACCAAAAAGGAAATCAACAAGATTATGAGTTGATCAGACTGAACATGGAGAGGGAGCTGAGATTGCATAAGGAATCATATGTGGAGTTGTTCGATACTGATCGTTACAAGTATGTCACGGATGCACTTTTCCCACCACCGAGAAGGAGTAAACATGCTATTGCAACCAAGGACAAATGGTTTACTTTTCCGGATATGGGTTACGTTGTGGCTACTCATTTTCAGAGGGTTGTTGTTCAACTATCAAATATGGAAAGGTGTGGAGCATCTAGAACTTGTTTCCCATTGCGTGGCAAACCTCCAGCAGACACGTCAGACTTGGATTCCAAGATTATTTGCATCGGCGCGCTCGCTGACCACTTTGTGTTAGTGCGATTGAAAGTAGGATGTCCGATACCTCCAACGGCTCATCAGTGGAAAAACTGTTGTTCCGAAGAAGCTGCAGAATGGGAGCCCATGTTTTTGGATAGAATGCAAAAGTTTGGTGAGCTGTTGACGATTGAAAGAGCAGGCGATGACTTGGTCACGATTGGAAAGGGTAGCAAAGACGATCCGTTGGAATTGTAGTAGATTTtagtagtttcattttgaattaGCTAAGcgcattattttttgaaatggtAGCTAAGCGCACTATTTTTTGAAAGGGTAGCTAAGCGCATTATTTTGTGATGTATACCATGCCGATTATGCTTTGTAACATATTAACTTTGTATGCGCAATTTACACATGAACCTTGGTTATGAAATGTGGTATTATTGTATATTGAACTTTGGTATTATTGTTATGAAATATGATTATGAAACTTTGGTTATGAAATGTTGTAACAAATTGTATTTAGCCTGGTATAATTTTCGAaatgaattgaaagaaaaaaacaggTTTTGACCTCGACGATTTTgaggtggttctgcaagtgatTCTGCATAACCTGGCCTTGTTTCTGCATAATTCGATCTTTATCAACCGAAATGTTCCAGtaatttcggtttatattaaTCGAAACCTATGTTTCGGTTTCTGCGAGTcgaaagaaatttaaattttgcgCAACAGAATATAGGGGGTATAAGAGACTTGATGGGGGGGATTGAAGAAAGGTAGGTATTATGTGAAAAATGATCGAAATTGCACCGACAAGTTTTTGTGGTCGATATTGTACCGACAATATTTTGTGGTCGATATTGCACCGACAATATTTTCGTGGTCGATATTCGTGGTCGATATTCGTGGTCGATATTGCACCGACAATATATGTGGATATTATTGATTTCTATGTATTATAAATACGTATAGGGAGAGttagaaaataattgaaatcgtTTTCTACAAAATGAGTACTTCAAAACGGTTTGTTAAAAACAATTTAGCGACTTCTTATCCATTTTCAATCAAGTTTCGCGGTAACGACGAGTTGTTCTGCGTTGATTTGAAAAACACTTTAACATCTGTTCAAACTATCAAAAATACGATTGAAGCCATGTATCGCTTCAAATACGCTAGACAAATCAAAATAGACAAACTAGCGTATTATGAGTCATATATCGATCTGGCAGCTGACCATGTTGGAGGATATGATGATGCACCACGGAAATACGAATGGAAAGAGTtgaaagatgatgaagatgtgaGAAAAATGTTCGACTGGATTGAAATTGATCCGAAATATCCACGTTTGTATGCTACCTTATGTTGTTGATTTTCcgtttatgttttgattatccgtttatgttgttgttgaattttatattatgttacgTAATTTTCAGTTAATGAATGTTTGAATTAACAATATAAGTTGTAcgttttttaattaatcaatatgTGCAACAATAACCATCACCTACCATTTAAACTTCACCTACCACATTAACCATCACCTACCACATTAACCATCACCTACCACAATAATGTGCAACAATATGATCTATAAATTAATGTACATTACCACATCTTTTTTCAACACTCAACTCACAAAAAAATGGATGTCTCACTCACACAACGCATGAGATCTACCCTTGCAGCAGTTTACTTCAACCACGAAAAACCAATTTTGTTTCGCATTAACGATGGTGAAACGTTCGatggtctgaaacaacaactgaACGAGCTGAATCGTACCACCAACAACCAGAACGATAACAGAACAGTTTCGAGTCTCAAGTACCGTAAACCGTCGATCGGTCCCGACGGACGCATTTCCTTCACCGATATGATGCTTGAAAACAATGACGATATTGAAACTATGTTCTCAATTTTCGAGCAGTATAGCAACAGGGGGCCTATCGAATTAGATGCAACGCTGACAAGATCTGTCGAAGCCATCCTTGCTAGCCTTGTTCGTCCGGAAGATCGAAATCATGTTTCCATTTGATGCGTTGTAACAATTTCATTCCGATGTAATTCCTAATTTCCgtttattgtgtttgatttgtctaATTTCGTTTTAGTATTAAAGTTCGTTACAATATTAGAGTTCAATCGAAACAATTTTAATATCGAGTTAAATcgagtaatcagtcaatttagtccctaaactatcactctctcaccaacatagtccctaaactattaaaacaaactaaaaggtccctaaactatattcacatccttcaatttagtccctaaactattttccatccatcaatttagtcctccgTTATATTTTCCGTTAACTGTtctttaaaaccctaaaatccaaaAGCTACTTTTACGCTTATATCTCTCTTCTTGATCAACTCTCTCAAATCATCTCAATCTGAAAACCCTAGCGCCACCTATACGCTCCAATTCCGGTTGTCGTCGTTGTTTTAAGGTACGTTTTTCACTGTTTTTCGTTctaacttttataaatttgtaaggGTTTATTTTCACTTGTTAATTTTCAGGaataaaatttgtgttttttagtGCAATGAACCATGTTGTTTTAGCTTGAACCAAATTTGTTTTAGCGTGAACCATGTTGTTGTTGCTTCCTTTTTGGCTTATTCATGTTGCTGCTATTTTGAAGCTTTtgtatctcttatattattaccatctatattattgtttattttgctTTGTGGTCCTAATTTGTTTAAGTATTAAAGTGGGTTATTGAGAAGTTGGAATTGAGATTGAGACAACAGCCGTCTCTTAGCCATAGTGAGGCTTATTACTTGATGAAAGAGGATTATAATATACATTTGGAGGATAGTATGATTTATAGATCACTTAAACAAGCAAAACAAAATGTCGAGGGATCTGAAATTGATCAGTATGCTAAGCTATGGGACTATTGCCATGAGTTATTATCCTAGAATCCAGGTTCGACGGTGAAAATGAGCACTATACCACAACAAGAAGGGCCGCCAGTTTTTAAACCAGTAGTTGTTGTCAAAAATATTGTAGTTAGTCCGAAACTTGTAGATCCAATGAAAGCATacaacaacacaagggagaaaacATCGATGAGATTCATGCCAACTCCAGGATTAAGCCAAGGATCACGCAATGAAGGACCTTCTACTTAGtgtttttgtttgattgttgcttataatatttggttttttgtaATGATGCATGCTAGTTTTCTAGTAATGAAATTATGGTTTATGATTAATATTGTTGTTTAGTTAACTATGGATTGTGATTTAGTTAGTTGTTTTGATGGATAATGGATTTGTTGACTTATGTAATGAATTTGATGGATTATGGTTTAGTTGATTTATGTAATGAAGATTATGGTTTATGGTTTAAATTATGgttaagtttgttttttggtttttgttgatttagcAGTAATGTTTCATTTGGTTTAGTATTAATGAATTTGTGTTGTTACTAGGTTGTGAACGAATTTGTGTTGTTACTATTT encodes:
- the LOC123922015 gene encoding uncharacterized protein LOC123922015 translates to MDVSLTQRMRSTLAAVYFNHEKPILFRINDGETFDGLKQQLNELNRTTNNQNDNRTVSSLKYRKPSIGPDGRISFTDMMLENNDDIETMFSIFEQYSNRGPIELDATLTRSVEAILASLVRPEDRNHVSI
- the LOC123923617 gene encoding uncharacterized protein LOC123923617; protein product: MDSKKCGCVMRRTYGLPCACLIAKKIKNNKPIRLDEIHPQWKKLCFEDEPAPGDVADDYDCLAEWKAIQERLKTADVSVKNDIRNQLRLIAYPETTSVKPPLQKAKTKGATKKKSVRVTRSTSRDKSRWEHVDDHIAATQASQSQPTKSKPSTSQTVPEVPKELVISTLTPAPPAPPEIPFINHMPKFMHPFIEDIIDVQGDGYCGYRVVALHQKGNQQDYELIRLNMERELRLHKESYVELFDTDRYKYVTDALFPPPRRSKHAIATKDKWFTFPDMGYVVATHFQRVVVQLSNMERCGASRTCFPLRGKPPADTSDLDSKIICIGALADHFVLVRLKVGCPIPPTAHQWKNCCSEEAAEWEPMFLDRMQKFGELLTIERAGDDLVTIGKGSKDDPLEL
- the LOC123923113 gene encoding 30S ribosomal protein S17-like, which encodes MKQVVGMVVSNKMQKSVVVAVDRLFHHKVFNRYVKRTSKFMAHDENNLCNIGDRVRLDSSRPLSKRKHWVVAEILKKARIYVPPSAPVSENVSSSSVGPTPTS